The following nucleotide sequence is from Triticum dicoccoides isolate Atlit2015 ecotype Zavitan chromosome 7B, WEW_v2.0, whole genome shotgun sequence.
TCAGGGATTCTGAGGTACCAAGAGTGTTTTCTTAGCGTAGGCCCGAGATTTTGGGAGCGTAGTAACAAAGCGACGTGGACTGCGTCGTATGCAACAGAAAACGAGCGATGTGGACTCGGGCGTACGAACAATCAATACAGTACAGTacgcttttcttttcttctctgagGGAAATACTACTACATACAGTACGGCCGTCGCGTCAGTGTCCGACCCTCTGTACTTGCCAGGCCCCGGTCTCTATTGTTGACTGGCAACGAATCTATCGGGGGAAGGGTAACAAATTCCACGTTCCCGCCGGCCAACTCTCCTGTTGGAAGGTGACAAGCTGCCCGTGACCCACGCCGGCCACTTGACCACAGATCCATCGTATCCCGCGGCATGTTTCGTTTGTGAGTGCCTAGTGGCCAACTAGTAGTGTGGCGACTATGCATGGAGCTTAAGGAATAAGGAAGAAGAACATGTCCCCttataaataaaaaagaaagaaaaggaagaacATGCCACCTACTCCTACATTGGAAAGTCATTATGGGTGATGCAAGGGTGTCGTCTCTTTGATTTCATATCTGTTTTGAACTTAGAACCATCTCAAGAGGCGATGCAAAAATCATCAAGAGGCGATTCGAAATCATACAAAAATGATTGTGTCTTAATTTGTGCCACTCGGAGATACAAGAGGCAACAATTATCTCTAACTTTTCCCTTGGACTGAACACACCGCAACCAAGGCTTAAAATCATCACATCTTTCTTGCACTCTCTCGTGTCAAGCAAGTTGCTGACACGCACGAAGGAACGCTGCATCCCGGCCGTCTATGGGCTCGATCCGACGGCTCCCGGAGTCCCGGTGACCCCTCCCCTTCTCATTTCAAACCGGCCGGCCCACGCCCCGCCGCGCCCGCGCCAAACCCCGCCTTCCTCCTTCCGATCCGAGCCTCCCGCGCCGAGCCGCGACTCTCACTGACAGCCGGGCTCCCACCACGTTACCCCGCCCGGCCGGTACGAGCTCGGCCGCTCTGAGGCTTCGGCCGGGCCCACGTGGCAGCGAGAGAGGAGGCTCGCGGGGCGGCCGCAGCTTCGTGGAAGCTTCCCCCGAACAATCTCCTCGAGAACGAGTCCCCATTCGCGACCGAAATCCGGGCCGCAGAGAcagaaaaaacaaaacaaatcaccAAGCTCCGCACCAGCACCACAGTGGCGAAGCCGCAACGTACTTGCGCCGGCCTCGCCCGTGGAACCTTCTAGAGCCTTGACGGCTGGTGCGGCAGGTGAGGCGAGTGATCCCTGAGGTGTTCGATCGATCCCGCGGTGATTTGGTTGTCTGAGTGCTCCTGTGTGTGTGTGTATCTGCAGGGTTTCTGGTCGTcgtcgtcggtgtcggtgtcaTCTCTCCTGCGAGCGCTGCCGCGGACGCGGCGGCTGGCTGGTGTCTGATTGTCGGGCATGGCGGTCGGGAGCTCGCCGACGCCGCCGGAGATCCGCTCGCCGGAGCGGGACAGGCCGGAGGATGCGGCGGGcgcggagggggaggaggaggaggagttcggtGACGCCTTCGATATACCCCATAAGAACGCATCCCACGACAGCTTGCTCCGATGGAGGGTACGGGATCCTTTCTCCCCTCACCCTTTTCCGTCAGACTGTGATCTAAGCCGGACTCTGCTGGTTCGCAAAATGCCCAAAATATCGCCATTCCGGTGTTGATTCCGTCCTGGCTGGAATCGGGACGTGCTAATTCTGCGCAGGAAGAAGAGGGGGTAGAAGAGGAATAATCAAACACTAATGTTTTTCGTCTAGTGGATACACTACACTGAGGTTTACTGACATGTCATTGACCCGATGATTTACATATTACTTTCATTTTTTGTCCGCGTTTCCTCTAAGTCAAGGCATTGGAGTCTGTTTGGCGACACTACCTTTTTTACTGCCGTGCACATGCACAGAGCGGCAGATAACTTCTCATAATAAAACTGAAAACACAACCAAAGTACTGAAACCAGAGGTCTGTCATTCATTCATCCAAACAATACTGGTTTTTGTGGTATTCACAGGTTTGGGACATTACAGAAAGAAGCAAACAGTAACACTTTTACTACAGCTATAAAATCACACTTATACTTCAGCTAACCAGGCACTTTTGCATAATAGTTGTGAGTTGGGTTCATTACAGTTTGCTGTGGCTACAGGTGAAGGACTCTTCGGGGTACACAAATATGAGCCTTACTTATTATTTAGTTCTGATAAATATGTCTATTCTCTCCTTTCAGCAAGCTGCTCTCGTGCTGAATGCTTCACGTCGCTTTAGATATACTCTAGACCTTAAAAAGGAGGAAGAGAAAGAGATAATAAGAAGAACGATCCGATCACATGCACAAGTGATACGGGTAACGTGTCGTTTTGCAGCTTATGCACCCTATTTCTCTTTCGGCTGTCTTCTTTTGTTCATTCTAATTTTGAATTCTCCAGGCAGTATTTCTTTTCAAAGAAGCTGGAGAAAATGATCCCAGAGGTACTCATTCATACCATTAACCCAAGTGCTTCTTTTATGCTATGTTTATGGATGGCACTGACCCAAACGGTAAGAATAACTTTGGTTTTCTACATTTCCTTCCTAGATTGCATCTGTGCTTCTTAGCCACAATGTACCAAATGGTGGGGTTATATGCAAACATCATGAAACAAAACAGTTCCCAAATTTCATTGGTAGCCGTAGTCATTCATTTCTCTGATTTGCCTTTTTAAAATTGATCTCTACTTCTAAATGTGCAATATTACAGCAAAATTTCCAGCTCATTTATTTCGTACAATGCAGCCGCTATCTTTATTTGTCTTACCAGCCTATTCTCCACATTTTCCCTGATCATTTTGCTTGTCTTATTGTTGCCATTTCAGTTGTATTTTTCTAAAGGGCAGTCTTTTCACTTTATACTTGCAATTAGTCCATCTATTGTATCCGTGCTTATTTTGCATACAATGTAATTTATATTCTTGTGCTATTTTCAATGTTCCTCATCTGGGCAGAAGCTTATACTGGTATACAACTTGCAACTGGCTCTCGAAGTTTTCCAATTGAATTGGAAAAGCTTAAAACTTTAAACAGAGATCATGATAGTGTTCTTCTTCAGGAAATTAGAGGAGTAAGTTAACACTGAGCTAGAATTTATTTATTTTAACCTCGTCACCTGCTGCTATTCATTTGTGTGTAATGACACTCTTCTTTTCAGGTTAAGGGGCTGTCAGATTTATTAAAGAGTAATTTAGACATGGGAATTAATCCAACTGAGGATGAGTTGTTACAAAGGAGGGATGTTTTCGGAGCAAATACATATCCACGCAAGAAAAGAAAAAACATACTGGTATAGCTTTTTAATGTTATTTCTGTAAGTAAATTGCACAAGGTCAATCTTGCAAGTTTCTAGCCACTTGCAATTTCAGTTTCCTTATGGGACATCTGCTCTCTTCATTATCTAGTGTCTACATATCTCTTCATCGTTCCTTCTTTAGTGTATGCTTTTTGTGTGTCCAAGCAGGGTTAAGCGTTCCAGTTACATAAAAGTTGTATTTTGGCATAAGCTCCTCACGAAATTCGAAGGTCACTATTGGAAAATTTAAAGTGCATCTATGCTGCATATTAGAAAAGTTGATTACGAAGTAGTCCTATGAGACTTTCTTTCAGTCCAACATCAACTCAATTTCAATGCTTCAACATATTTGGTATCAAATTTTAACCATACTGAATTTTGGTATTGCAGCGTTTTATATTTGATGCATGCAAAGATTTAACTCTCATCATTCTAATGGTAGCTGCTGCCATATCTCTTACGTTGGGCATGGCCACAGAGGTATTTTCTACCTCTTCACTAATTGTTTCCTTAGAATTAGCctttcatcatgtcatcttccttagccATGGTAGTTTTGAACTTGAATAATTGTCATGCTTTAAGGATAACTATAACTGCATTTGTTATTTTTTTTCTCTTATCTAGGGTGTTGAGGAAGGATGGTATGAGGGGGGAAGTATTTTTTTAGCTgtttttcttgtgatacttgtcacCGGTAATTGATTGAGTTTGCACATTTCCTATTATATTTGTTTTGTTTTTGTCTTCACCTTTAGCTTGCTGTGATCTAATTGTTTTGTTTTTGATCTATCTAGCAACCAGTGATTACAGGCAATCACTTCAATTTCAACATCTGAATGAGGAGAAACAGAACATACAAGTAGAGGTGAGTATGATCATGTGTAACTGTATTTTTGTGCAGCATTCCCACTTTTGCTTACATTCCTGATTTACCATATCTTTTAATTAGGTTCTTAGAGGTGGTAAAAGATTTCGAACTTCAATATTTGAGCTTGTTGTCGGTGATGTGGTTCCGCTGAATATTGGTGACCAAGTAAGATGGTATATTATTTGTCAACTCTGTTTATTTTTTCACCCTAGAATAATTTGCTTACATTCATTATTTCACATTTTAGGTTCCTGCTGATGGTATCCTGATATCTGGCCATTCTCTTGCAATAGACGAATCAAGTATGACTGGGGAATCAAAAACTGTGAGTTCCGGTGCAAAACTTCTTTCTTGTGGCGATTCAAACATACTTCTTTTTTGCGGCGAGACTCAAACACACCTCTTCGGATTTTCATGATGTCATATCATTTTTTAGGTTCACAAGGATCAAAAGGCTCCGTTCTTGATGTCTGGTTGCAAGGTTGCAGATGGCTATGGTTCTATGTTGGTGAGTACCACACTACCACTATCTtaagttttttttttgcggggcacTATCTTAAGTGTTTAAGCAACATGTTAGGCTAACTTACTGTTTTCAGTGTCACAATACATAGCATTTTTCTCTCCCTTATTTGTGCCTTTCCTATATTTCGTTTCTTAATGGTTAGACTTTATATATCATAATATTTATCCACTTTGCCTATCAAATACAAAGGTAACAGGTGTGGGTATCAACACTGAATGGGGCCAGTTGATGGCTAACCTTTCTGAAGATAATGGTGAAGAAACCCCATTGCAGGTTAATCTCTGTTCAGACTCATCTATATTCTTGCATGAATGAATACTGATGAGACCCTTTCAACCATGGAGTAGGTGCGTTTGAATGGTGTTGCTACTTTTATTGGCATGGTGGGTCTGTCAGTAGCTGGTGTTGTACTTGGCGTGCTTGCGATAAGGTATTTTGCATGATAATGCAGCACAAACAAATATACATACTCTTTATAACCACTTACTGAACTACAGATATTTTACTGGACATACCAAGAATCCGGATGGGACTGTTCAATTTCGGGCTGGAACTACTGGTCTCAAACAAGGATTTATGGGTGCAATCAGAATTTTAACAATCGCCGTATGTATTTTTTGTACAAGTATACAGCTAATATCTTGAACCATTTTCATCCTTTGGTGACCTGATTTTGTGTAATACTATCCATAGGTAACCATCGTAGTTGTTGCTGTGCCTGAGGGACTTCCACTGGCAGTAACATTGACGTATGGATCTCCTTACTGTGCAAATTACTTGAAAATTTCAGTCACATGACTATCTATATTTTGTGGTTTCAGACTTGCGTATTCAATGCGAAAGATGATGCGAGACAAGGCGCTGGTAAAAAAACAATCCTATTTCTGTATAAAACATTCACATGATAGGAAACTTTATCATCCTTACTTTCTTTATTTAGGTGAGGCGGCTCTCATCTTGTGAAACAATGGGATCAGCAACTACTATATGCAGTGATAAGACAGGAACTCTCACCTTGAATAAGGTTTGTAGAATCAATCTGGTGCTTGTGCCATGAAACACCGTTTGAAGATCTGTCATGATGCTATTCCAAGTCCCAATACGCTGCCCTGACAAGAGGCTAATTCTTTCCATTTACTTTAAGTCTTGGAACATACCTGTCACTCTGTCAGCATCGCAGAACCAAAATTAACACAAAAACATCACCAATTTGATGCCAGGATCTTTGGGTGTTGATAATACATTTCTTTATTGTTGTTGGTTACAAGCACATCTTCTGCTAATTTTGTCTTTGCTTGTGGCCTTTTAAAGACCATGTCATCGTGGTTCGTTTTGTAATCCTTATATTATTGATTATGTAGATGACAGTTGTGGAGGCACACTTTATCGGGACAAGGTTGGATCCTTGTGATGATGTTAGGGCAATCTCAAGCAGTTCAGCGGCACTGCTTATTGAAGGAATTGCACAAAACACTACAGGAACTGTATTTTTGCCAGAGGTATATCAACTTTATTTCTTCCTTCTTTTAATATTATTAGAGGTACCTGAATTATCTATTAAATTAGAGGTACCTGAATTATCTATTATATCAGAGGTACCTGAATTATCTATTATATTAGAGGTACATGCATTATCCATTGTCCAGAAAAGCAATAACATACAGGTCACCAATCTGTAATGTATAACCCAGCTAGCCTAGATTTAACTGAAAAGATCAGCAATTTTGATTAAGTTATGACTGGTTACAGCCACTTTGTAAAGATTTGTTAGTTTACTTTTTATGTAAAACATGGTGGTCCATAATGCTATTTGAGGAACATTGGAGATGGTAATAGCTCAGTTTTCACCATCCGATCTTTATTTTTAATGTTTTTTCAGGATTTTTTACTTTTATTATAGGAGTTCAACTTAGTGTTCTCTTCTGTGCTAATCGCCTGGGAGTGAGTGAACTTTGCACGTGGTCCTGCTATGTTTGAAATATAAGTGGTCAACAGTGGACAACAAGCACCTGGCCTCCACTTGCAGCTAGAAACATGCACGTTCTGTAGTTTCTCTGCAGTACTCCTATTCACTTGCTTGTGCATGTTGATAAACTGGGAAAGCGTCAGGCAGGAGATTACTAACTACTTTCTGAAAGTAGCAAGCGGAGATTGAATCACATTTCAAATGAGATCCAGTGGAGTCCAGAATAATGTATCAGCTGTCAACACTTTGTCAGTTCCACCAAATCCATGAAAATTATGCTCACTCGAGGTTCTTAGCAGTGTGGAAATTGGGTGTTAACAGCTGGTTACCTGTAAAGGCACTGTCCGAGTTAAAGATATGATCTCATAAAATTACCCCAATTTTATTATTTCCTGCCATTAACCAGACAGAAATCAGAACTGGGCAGATGCTTGGAGGCAGTCTAGGGAGAATTCTATGCTAACTGTCATCTACATATATCAGTTGCTTCCACAAAATTTCATCTGTCTTCTTTTCAATGTATAGGATGGGGGAGCAGCTGATGTTACAGGTTCACCAACTGAAAAAGCCATTCTTTCTTGGGGCCTTAAGGTACTACTGATTTTGCTTCACACAGAGTGTCTCCTTTAAGCTTCTTTTGTTGACTTGGCCTAACGCAGTTGCACCTTGCACAGATAGGGATGGATTTCAACGATGTTCGGTCAAAATCTTCAGTTCTTCATGTATTTCCATTTAACTCAGAGAAGAAGCGAGGTGGTGTTGCAGTGCAGGTAGTAAGGCGCATATGTATCTAGAACCATTGGTACATCTAAATTCGTGAATTAGACGAGTGTATCCATGAAGAATTTAACCACTTTTCAGGCTTATTTATATTTGGGTGCTTCATTATTCCAATCCTTCGTAATTTACCACATGTAGTTGGTAATATATGTTTTGTTTATTAGTGCTTGTGAGTTGTGAGAGTTGACGCTATCAAGTTTAACAGCTTCAGGACTATTGGCTCCTGGTAGGCTGATGTTTGTTTTCCTGCTGGATATCTCCCGGGCATGGCTTAAAGGACGAGCCATATTTCTCACTTGAAGCACTCAAATAGGGTTATCTACCAGTGGCAAACAGTTTCTCAAACTTGTTTAAGTTTAATATTATACCAACCAGAAGGGTTTTGAGAGTCCCCTTCGTGATGACCAGTTACTTTTGACGGCACAGATGGCTGGTATTGCCAAGTAGTTCTCGATATGAGCATTGGATGCCATTGAGCATTTGTTCTGATTATAGCATCAGGAGAGTGTTCCTTGGACCTTATGTCTTTTAGTATGCACAGATCTATGATTTGAATTACGCAGTGTGTACGTTGTTTTGGTAAAAACTCCTGTTTTCTATTGTTTCGTAGCCCAGTTTTTTGTTCATGTTACCTCAAGGGTGTTTGGTTACTAATTGCAGTCAGATACCGGGGTCCACATCCATTGGAAAGGTGCAGCTGAGTTAGTGCTATCATCTTGCAAAAGTTGGCTTTCTCTGGATGGTTCAGTTCAGCCAATGGATGCACAGAAGGTAACTGCCATGCATAATTTGCCACCTCAATTTCTTATGCACTCTTACAATGTTGAAATGTTTGCAGCGTAATGTGTACAAGAAATCAATTGAAGACATGGCAAAGAGTTCACTACGATGTGTTGCTTTTGCATATTGTCAATGTGATATTGAAAAAATTCCGAAGGAAGACATAGCTGATTGGAAGTTACCTGAGGAAGATCTGACTCTGCTTGGTATTGTGGGCATAAAGGTTGGTCCTTATTGTTCGGTAGATTCACTTTCAGATTGATTGTATCTCTTAATTTTGAGTTTGACACAAATAACTAGGGTTGCTTCCCGATACCAAAAGATAGCCCTGTGTATAGTGTCCTATTCCATGCTCTATAGTGCCTGTGCTGGGAACATAGGGTATTCAGTTAATCAAATATATGTTTCACTGATGCATCAGCTTGCGGCTATATGTATGCTCAGATAGACAGATAGTATACGGCTGATCTGATTCATCGTCTTATGATTTTCACAACCTATCCATGCTTTCTGGCTTTTGCTAAAACATGAAATATACCAGTATGCATCATATTATCTCTAAATGATTCATCGCCTTTTGTATATATATGAGGCATCATAATTTGCAAGCATAATTTCTTCTGGTTAGTCATACTGCATTACTTGATGACAATATCCATCTATTACTCCTGCTATAAAGAGTTTCTTCGCCTGTAGGATCCATGTCGCCCAGGAGTGAGGAATGCTGTACAATTATGCAAAAATGCTGGTGTAAAGGTATATCCTACTTGTGTTCTTATTTTTCTTGTTCTCATTGGAAATGTTTCACCTCTAATCTATATTAGTCATCGACGGAATGAACTGTGAAGCTAAATCCTCCATGGTATTTCTCATGTTCTCAATTAGGTCTAGCCTTTTACTTCTCACAGGATTGGCTCATCATGTTTGTAGCTGGGCAAGGTTTCTAGCCATTTTCAGTTTCTTTACTTCCTATGCCATGATGCTATTCATATAATTTATTTTGTATTTTGGGACGTTCAATTGTTTGTGTCCTATTCATAAAACATGACTCTTTGTAAACTTTGACCTTGCTGGTTAGTTTCTCAATCGTTACAAAACATGTTAGTTTCTTAAAGTTTTTGTTTTCCTTAAAATGGATTTTTTTCGTCATTTCCCCATTTTGAATGTCACTGCTTCTTTTGTTGGCTTTAATATTTGTTACATTTGTACATGTAGGTGCGCATGGTCACAGGAGATAATATTGAAACAGCCAAGGCAATAGCGTTGGAGTGCGGAATACTAGATGCAAATGGTGTTATTTCAGAGCCATTTGTAATAGAGGGAAAAGCGTTCCGCGAGATGTCTGAAATTGCAAGAGGAGAGATTGCTGACAAGATAACTGTAACTCTCTCCATTCTTAAGTCCCTTGTGTATATATGTTATACTGTGTTGAAGTAATAAACTTTATCTGTACTAAGCACAATGATGTTTATGACTTACTTGAAGTCATTTGAAGTGGTGAATCCTTTTGTATAACTTCTAGTTTTTCTATCCTTCTCAGGAAGTCATTTTCTTTGAAGTTTCTGACATTCTTCTGATTGTTCGACAACTAATTAACTTTGAATTTCAGGTCATGGGAAGATCATCTCCAAATGACAAACTTTTGCTTGTCCAAGCTTTGAAAAGGAAAGGCCATGTTGTGGCTGTCACTGGTGATGGCACAAATGATGCCCCTGCATTGCATGAGGTGTCATGTGTAACTCATGATAAGCTATTAGTGGTCATTTATCTTGATATTGCAGAAGCTTCTGATTTATTCTTATATCTAATGCTTGATCTGTTGTATAGGCTGATATAGGTCTTGCA
It contains:
- the LOC119342154 gene encoding calcium-transporting ATPase 5, plasma membrane-type-like isoform X1, producing MAVGSSPTPPEIRSPERDRPEDAAGAEGEEEEEFGDAFDIPHKNASHDSLLRWRQAALVLNASRRFRYTLDLKKEEEKEIIRRTIRSHAQVIRAVFLFKEAGENDPREAYTGIQLATGSRSFPIELEKLKTLNRDHDSVLLQEIRGVKGLSDLLKSNLDMGINPTEDELLQRRDVFGANTYPRKKRKNILRFIFDACKDLTLIILMVAAAISLTLGMATEGVEEGWYEGGSIFLAVFLVILVTATSDYRQSLQFQHLNEEKQNIQVEVLRGGKRFRTSIFELVVGDVVPLNIGDQVPADGILISGHSLAIDESSMTGESKTVHKDQKAPFLMSGCKVADGYGSMLVTGVGINTEWGQLMANLSEDNGEETPLQVRLNGVATFIGMVGLSVAGVVLGVLAIRYFTGHTKNPDGTVQFRAGTTGLKQGFMGAIRILTIAVTIVVVAVPEGLPLAVTLTLAYSMRKMMRDKALVRRLSSCETMGSATTICSDKTGTLTLNKMTVVEAHFIGTRLDPCDDVRAISSSSAALLIEGIAQNTTGTVFLPEDGGAADVTGSPTEKAILSWGLKIGMDFNDVRSKSSVLHVFPFNSEKKRGGVAVQSDTGVHIHWKGAAELVLSSCKSWLSLDGSVQPMDAQKRNVYKKSIEDMAKSSLRCVAFAYCQCDIEKIPKEDIADWKLPEEDLTLLGIVGIKDPCRPGVRNAVQLCKNAGVKVRMVTGDNIETAKAIALECGILDANGVISEPFVIEGKAFREMSEIARGEIADKITVMGRSSPNDKLLLVQALKRKGHVVAVTGDGTNDAPALHEADIGLAMGMSGTEVAKESSDIIILDDDFTSVVKVVRWGRSVYANIQKFIQFQLTVNVAALVINVIAAVSSGDVPLNAVELLWVNLIMDTLGALALATEPPTDNLMKRQPVGRREPLVTNIMWRNLFVQAIYQIAILLIFNFSGKKILRLQNESPDNAEKMKNTFIFNTFVFCQIFNEFNARKPEERNVFKGVTKNHLFMGIVCVTTVFQILIVEFLGKFFKIVRLNWSLWLVSVAIGVVSWPLAYLGKFIPVPVRPLQAYFKPCWKSSRRDEEEGRQG
- the LOC119342154 gene encoding calcium-transporting ATPase 5, plasma membrane-type-like isoform X2, producing the protein MAVGSSPTPPEIRSPERDRPEDAAGAEGEEEEEFGDAFDIPHKNASHDSLLRWRQAALVLNASRRFRYTLDLKKEEEKEIIRRTIRSHAQVIRAVFLFKEAGENDPRAYTGIQLATGSRSFPIELEKLKTLNRDHDSVLLQEIRGVKGLSDLLKSNLDMGINPTEDELLQRRDVFGANTYPRKKRKNILRFIFDACKDLTLIILMVAAAISLTLGMATEGVEEGWYEGGSIFLAVFLVILVTATSDYRQSLQFQHLNEEKQNIQVEVLRGGKRFRTSIFELVVGDVVPLNIGDQVPADGILISGHSLAIDESSMTGESKTVHKDQKAPFLMSGCKVADGYGSMLVTGVGINTEWGQLMANLSEDNGEETPLQVRLNGVATFIGMVGLSVAGVVLGVLAIRYFTGHTKNPDGTVQFRAGTTGLKQGFMGAIRILTIAVTIVVVAVPEGLPLAVTLTLAYSMRKMMRDKALVRRLSSCETMGSATTICSDKTGTLTLNKMTVVEAHFIGTRLDPCDDVRAISSSSAALLIEGIAQNTTGTVFLPEDGGAADVTGSPTEKAILSWGLKIGMDFNDVRSKSSVLHVFPFNSEKKRGGVAVQSDTGVHIHWKGAAELVLSSCKSWLSLDGSVQPMDAQKRNVYKKSIEDMAKSSLRCVAFAYCQCDIEKIPKEDIADWKLPEEDLTLLGIVGIKDPCRPGVRNAVQLCKNAGVKVRMVTGDNIETAKAIALECGILDANGVISEPFVIEGKAFREMSEIARGEIADKITVMGRSSPNDKLLLVQALKRKGHVVAVTGDGTNDAPALHEADIGLAMGMSGTEVAKESSDIIILDDDFTSVVKVVRWGRSVYANIQKFIQFQLTVNVAALVINVIAAVSSGDVPLNAVELLWVNLIMDTLGALALATEPPTDNLMKRQPVGRREPLVTNIMWRNLFVQAIYQIAILLIFNFSGKKILRLQNESPDNAEKMKNTFIFNTFVFCQIFNEFNARKPEERNVFKGVTKNHLFMGIVCVTTVFQILIVEFLGKFFKIVRLNWSLWLVSVAIGVVSWPLAYLGKFIPVPVRPLQAYFKPCWKSSRRDEEEGRQG
- the LOC119342154 gene encoding calcium-transporting ATPase 5, plasma membrane-type-like isoform X3, yielding MFMDGTDPNEAYTGIQLATGSRSFPIELEKLKTLNRDHDSVLLQEIRGVKGLSDLLKSNLDMGINPTEDELLQRRDVFGANTYPRKKRKNILRFIFDACKDLTLIILMVAAAISLTLGMATEGVEEGWYEGGSIFLAVFLVILVTATSDYRQSLQFQHLNEEKQNIQVEVLRGGKRFRTSIFELVVGDVVPLNIGDQVPADGILISGHSLAIDESSMTGESKTVHKDQKAPFLMSGCKVADGYGSMLVTGVGINTEWGQLMANLSEDNGEETPLQVRLNGVATFIGMVGLSVAGVVLGVLAIRYFTGHTKNPDGTVQFRAGTTGLKQGFMGAIRILTIAVTIVVVAVPEGLPLAVTLTLAYSMRKMMRDKALVRRLSSCETMGSATTICSDKTGTLTLNKMTVVEAHFIGTRLDPCDDVRAISSSSAALLIEGIAQNTTGTVFLPEDGGAADVTGSPTEKAILSWGLKIGMDFNDVRSKSSVLHVFPFNSEKKRGGVAVQSDTGVHIHWKGAAELVLSSCKSWLSLDGSVQPMDAQKRNVYKKSIEDMAKSSLRCVAFAYCQCDIEKIPKEDIADWKLPEEDLTLLGIVGIKDPCRPGVRNAVQLCKNAGVKVRMVTGDNIETAKAIALECGILDANGVISEPFVIEGKAFREMSEIARGEIADKITVMGRSSPNDKLLLVQALKRKGHVVAVTGDGTNDAPALHEADIGLAMGMSGTEVAKESSDIIILDDDFTSVVKVVRWGRSVYANIQKFIQFQLTVNVAALVINVIAAVSSGDVPLNAVELLWVNLIMDTLGALALATEPPTDNLMKRQPVGRREPLVTNIMWRNLFVQAIYQIAILLIFNFSGKKILRLQNESPDNAEKMKNTFIFNTFVFCQIFNEFNARKPEERNVFKGVTKNHLFMGIVCVTTVFQILIVEFLGKFFKIVRLNWSLWLVSVAIGVVSWPLAYLGKFIPVPVRPLQAYFKPCWKSSRRDEEEGRQG
- the LOC119342154 gene encoding calcium-transporting ATPase 5, plasma membrane-type-like isoform X4 → MGINPTEDELLQRRDVFGANTYPRKKRKNILRFIFDACKDLTLIILMVAAAISLTLGMATEGVEEGWYEGGSIFLAVFLVILVTATSDYRQSLQFQHLNEEKQNIQVEVLRGGKRFRTSIFELVVGDVVPLNIGDQVPADGILISGHSLAIDESSMTGESKTVHKDQKAPFLMSGCKVADGYGSMLVTGVGINTEWGQLMANLSEDNGEETPLQVRLNGVATFIGMVGLSVAGVVLGVLAIRYFTGHTKNPDGTVQFRAGTTGLKQGFMGAIRILTIAVTIVVVAVPEGLPLAVTLTLAYSMRKMMRDKALVRRLSSCETMGSATTICSDKTGTLTLNKMTVVEAHFIGTRLDPCDDVRAISSSSAALLIEGIAQNTTGTVFLPEDGGAADVTGSPTEKAILSWGLKIGMDFNDVRSKSSVLHVFPFNSEKKRGGVAVQSDTGVHIHWKGAAELVLSSCKSWLSLDGSVQPMDAQKRNVYKKSIEDMAKSSLRCVAFAYCQCDIEKIPKEDIADWKLPEEDLTLLGIVGIKDPCRPGVRNAVQLCKNAGVKVRMVTGDNIETAKAIALECGILDANGVISEPFVIEGKAFREMSEIARGEIADKITVMGRSSPNDKLLLVQALKRKGHVVAVTGDGTNDAPALHEADIGLAMGMSGTEVAKESSDIIILDDDFTSVVKVVRWGRSVYANIQKFIQFQLTVNVAALVINVIAAVSSGDVPLNAVELLWVNLIMDTLGALALATEPPTDNLMKRQPVGRREPLVTNIMWRNLFVQAIYQIAILLIFNFSGKKILRLQNESPDNAEKMKNTFIFNTFVFCQIFNEFNARKPEERNVFKGVTKNHLFMGIVCVTTVFQILIVEFLGKFFKIVRLNWSLWLVSVAIGVVSWPLAYLGKFIPVPVRPLQAYFKPCWKSSRRDEEEGRQG